GCCCCTTTCATGCTTTCAGGGAGGGCGAAACCTATCTCAGCATGTTAGAGGTGTCGGCGGTGATGGAATACAACTTCCTCGATTTTTACGACATGCGGCAAAAGCCCAGGCTATCGCCCTCTGTTTTTATTGGCGTGGCGGGTGTGGCATATAACGTGAAACTGGAGCTACATAAGCGCCTACTGCCCGGCGCAAACGGAGACCGCATCAAACCGTTCGAGACTAAGTTGGCAGTGGTGGTGCCTTTTGGCGTGGGGGTGAAGTACGCCCTGAGCAGGCACTGGAACCTCGGTGCAGAATTCGGCGCCCGCAAAATGATCACCGACAAACTCGATAACCTGTCGGGGGAAGATCCGGTGTACCTGGCAAACCCGCATGACAATGACTGGTATTTCTACAACGGTATCAGCATTTCTTACACCTTCTACCGCATCAACTGCCCTCCGGTTTACAAGAAAACGCCCGGCCTTTTAGATTAAGTTGCAATGTTTCACAAATTTGTGATGCTTTTTGTAACTTGCGGGGAAATTGTGTTTTAATGAATCTTCGGGAGAACGTAAACTTAGGCAATTTGCCAAGGCATATAGCCGTTATCATGGACGGTAACGGGCGTTGGGCGAAGCAACGGGGCGGGCTCCGGATATTTGGCCATCAGAACGCTGTGAAGGCGGTGCGCGACACCGTGGAGGCAGCGGCGGAACTCGGTGTCGAATACCTGACCCTGTACGCTTTCTCCACAGAGAACTGGTCGCGGCCAATGGAGGAGGTGTCGGCCCTGATGACACTGCTGGTGTCCACCATCCGCAAAGAAACCGCCACCCTCAACAAGAACAACATTCGGCTGCAGACCATCGGCGACACAGCCAGCTTGCCAAAGGCTTGCCAGCGGGAGTTGCTGGAGGCCATGGACCTTACCAAACAGAACTCCCGCATGACGCTCGTGCTGGCGTTGAGCTACAGTGGCCGCTGGGATATAACGCAGGCGATGCGCCAGGTGGCCCTGCAGGTAGAGCAGGGAAACTTGCAGGCCGATGATATAAGCGAGGCGACAATAGCGGCGCACCTGTCCACGGCAGGCATTCCGGACCCAGAGTTGCTCATCCGCACCAGCGGCGAACAGCGCATCAGCAACTTTCTGTTGTGGCAGCTAGCTTATACTGAGCTTTACATTACGGAGTTGCTGTGGCCCGATTTCAGGAAAGAGCAGCTCTACGAGGCAATCATCTCCTTCCAGCGCCGCGAGAGGCGCTTTGGCAAGACAAGCGAACAAATAATTAAGTGATAAAAACACTAATGACAAGATGTATCTGGGTGCTCGTGCTGCTGCTTCTGACGGCAGGCGCGGCCTCTTCTCAAGTGCTGAACAATCCTGCTCAGAATTCTCCGATAGATTATGCCCAGCCAAAGCAGTACCGCATTGGCGGCATTGCCGTCAGCGGCGCGAAGTTTCTGGAGCCTGTGGCGCTTATCTCCGTTATAGGCCTCAAAGAGGGGGACGAAATTACAGTGCCCGGTGAGGACATCAGCCGTGCCATCCAGAAGCTGTGGCAACAGGGCATCCTGGGTGATGTGGAGGTGCTTGCCCGCACGGAGGGAGACCTGATTTTCCTTACTTTCGAGCTGAAGGAGCGCCCCCGCCTGGCCGATTACCGGTTTTCGGGCATCAACAAGACGCAGGCCGATGCCCTGCGCGAGAAGGTGCCGCTGCAGCGCGGCCGCATCGTGACCGATGCTGTCCTCAACAGCACGCGCAACGTTATCCGTGATTATTACCTCGAGAAAAGCTTCCTGAACGCCAAGATAAACATTACGCAGCGCCCGGACTCCACGCTTCCGAACAGCGTGATGCTGAACATTAACGTGGACAAAGGCGACAAGGTAAAGATTGCTGATATTGAGTT
This window of the Pontibacter russatus genome carries:
- the porG gene encoding type IX secretion system protein PorG, with the protein product MALIKFRDSLLICLAIQIGSVFFSCNLFAQRLEPISTSEIGIGIGGANYKGEISPNYRFLNNQPALTVFYRRNMSDAISLRGGLMGSHRIFENNTFSDSVYEDERPFHAFREGETYLSMLEVSAVMEYNFLDFYDMRQKPRLSPSVFIGVAGVAYNVKLELHKRLLPGANGDRIKPFETKLAVVVPFGVGVKYALSRHWNLGAEFGARKMITDKLDNLSGEDPVYLANPHDNDWYFYNGISISYTFYRINCPPVYKKTPGLLD
- a CDS encoding isoprenyl transferase, which encodes MNLRENVNLGNLPRHIAVIMDGNGRWAKQRGGLRIFGHQNAVKAVRDTVEAAAELGVEYLTLYAFSTENWSRPMEEVSALMTLLVSTIRKETATLNKNNIRLQTIGDTASLPKACQRELLEAMDLTKQNSRMTLVLALSYSGRWDITQAMRQVALQVEQGNLQADDISEATIAAHLSTAGIPDPELLIRTSGEQRISNFLLWQLAYTELYITELLWPDFRKEQLYEAIISFQRRERRFGKTSEQIIK